One window of Pseudomonas sp. Bout1 genomic DNA carries:
- a CDS encoding recombinase family protein, with protein MRDISDHSTPDLIAGGIRIGYARVSKQDQNLDLQTDALKAAGCTRIYKEKITGAKAKAPRPEQENMVKALRRGDTVVVWQLSRLGRDLQELISLVNLFQQMGVTFEVITENYDTSTAQGKFMLGMFASLAAYERDRLIERTHAGLAAARARGRVGGRKPKIGDKERNEIAILLANPRMTVKDVAARYGVSRTTIYKHCPVSEPVGSD; from the coding sequence ATGCGCGACATCAGCGACCATTCGACACCGGATTTAATCGCTGGGGGGATACGCATCGGCTACGCCCGAGTCAGCAAGCAGGATCAAAATCTTGATCTTCAAACCGACGCGCTCAAAGCCGCAGGCTGCACCCGGATCTACAAAGAGAAAATTACCGGAGCAAAAGCCAAGGCCCCGCGACCCGAACAAGAGAACATGGTCAAAGCTCTACGCCGTGGGGATACCGTTGTCGTTTGGCAACTGTCTCGCCTTGGCCGTGATCTTCAAGAGTTAATCAGCCTAGTGAACCTCTTCCAGCAAATGGGAGTGACGTTCGAAGTGATCACCGAGAACTACGACACCTCAACTGCCCAGGGCAAATTCATGCTTGGCATGTTCGCATCCCTGGCCGCCTATGAACGTGATCGACTCATTGAGCGAACGCATGCCGGACTTGCAGCAGCTCGGGCACGCGGTCGCGTTGGAGGCCGTAAACCGAAGATCGGAGACAAGGAGCGCAACGAGATTGCCATTTTGTTAGCCAATCCCCGCATGACAGTGAAAGACGTTGCCGCCAGGTACGGCGTCAGTCGCACGACTATTTACAAGCACTGCCCTGTGAGTGAGCCAGTCGGAAGTGACTGA